A window of Pantoea agglomerans contains these coding sequences:
- the kdgT gene encoding 2-keto-3-deoxygluconate transporter gives MHIKRAIDKIPGGMMLIPLFLGALCHTLTPGAGKYLGSFSNGLMTGTVPILAIWFFCMGASIRLSATGAVLRKSGTLVITKIAVAWVVAAIAARVVPENGVEVGMFAGLSTLALVAAMDMTNGGLYASIMQQYGSKEEAGAFVLMSLESGPLMTMVILGTAGIASFEPHVFVGAVLPFLIGFALGNLDPELREFFAKAVHTLIPFFAFALGNTIDLTVIAQTGLLGILLGVAVIIVTGIPLIIADRLIGGGDGTAGIAASSTAGAAVATPVLIAEMLPQFKPVAPAATALVATSVIVTSVLVPVITAVYSKRIKRSRVAVGQRAAIK, from the coding sequence ATGCATATCAAACGTGCTATCGATAAAATCCCTGGCGGCATGATGCTTATTCCGCTCTTTCTCGGCGCGCTTTGCCACACCCTGACGCCGGGCGCGGGCAAATACCTCGGCTCTTTCAGCAATGGCCTGATGACCGGCACGGTGCCGATCCTCGCCATCTGGTTCTTCTGCATGGGCGCCTCCATCAGGCTCAGCGCCACCGGCGCGGTCCTGCGCAAGTCGGGCACGCTGGTCATCACCAAAATCGCGGTGGCGTGGGTTGTTGCGGCGATCGCCGCGCGCGTGGTGCCAGAGAACGGCGTCGAGGTTGGCATGTTCGCTGGCCTCTCGACGCTGGCGCTGGTCGCCGCGATGGATATGACCAACGGCGGCCTGTACGCTTCGATCATGCAGCAGTACGGCAGCAAGGAAGAGGCGGGTGCCTTTGTGCTGATGTCGCTGGAGTCGGGGCCGCTGATGACGATGGTGATCCTCGGCACGGCCGGCATCGCCTCCTTTGAACCGCACGTCTTCGTCGGCGCGGTTCTGCCGTTTCTGATCGGCTTTGCGCTGGGCAATCTGGATCCAGAACTGCGGGAATTTTTCGCTAAAGCGGTGCATACGCTGATTCCTTTCTTCGCCTTCGCGCTGGGCAACACCATCGATCTCACGGTTATCGCTCAAACCGGCCTGCTGGGTATCCTGCTGGGCGTGGCGGTAATTATCGTCACCGGTATTCCGCTGATTATCGCCGACCGCCTGATTGGCGGCGGCGACGGCACGGCAGGCATCGCCGCGTCGAGCACGGCGGGAGCAGCGGTGGCGACGCCGGTGCTGATAGCGGAAATGCTGCCGCAGTTTAAACCGGTCGCGCCAGCCGCCACTGCGCTGGTGGCGACATCGGTGATTGTTACCTCGGTGCTGGTGCCAGTGATAACTGCTGTCTATTCAAAACGCATTAAGCGTTCGCGCGTTGCGGTTGGCCAGCGCGCGGCGATTAAGTAA
- a CDS encoding crotonase/enoyl-CoA hydratase family protein produces MTVINQPTCRLFTEVGQTTQLAAYYEEGRRTMWMMLRAQPRPSFNHELIEEIMNLSYAAQRSGLPIDFWVTGSLVPQMFNAGGDLRFFVECIRNNRREALRAYARACVDCIHSAARGFDTGAVTLAMIEGSALGGGFEAALAHHFILAQNNARLGFPEIAFNLFPGMGGYSLVARRAGMKLAEELICEGESHSAEWYETRGLVDKVFQPGESYRCTRTFIDTLRPKLNGVRAMLKARQRVLQLSRAELMDITEDWVDYAFTLEPKDIAYMERLVQLQNRHSASLRKAG; encoded by the coding sequence ATGACAGTAATTAACCAACCAACCTGCCGACTGTTCACCGAAGTGGGACAGACTACTCAACTTGCCGCGTACTACGAAGAGGGCCGCCGCACCATGTGGATGATGTTGCGGGCGCAGCCGCGCCCCAGCTTTAACCACGAATTAATCGAGGAGATCATGAACCTGAGCTATGCGGCACAGCGCTCCGGTCTGCCGATCGATTTCTGGGTCACCGGCTCGCTGGTGCCGCAGATGTTCAACGCGGGCGGCGATCTGCGCTTCTTCGTCGAGTGCATTCGCAACAACCGCCGCGAAGCGCTGCGCGCCTATGCCCGGGCCTGCGTCGACTGCATTCACTCGGCGGCGCGCGGTTTTGACACCGGCGCGGTGACGCTGGCGATGATTGAGGGCAGCGCGCTGGGCGGCGGCTTTGAAGCCGCGCTGGCGCACCACTTTATCCTGGCGCAAAACAACGCCCGGCTCGGCTTCCCGGAAATCGCTTTTAACCTGTTCCCCGGCATGGGCGGCTACTCTCTGGTGGCGCGTCGGGCCGGTATGAAGCTGGCGGAAGAGCTGATATGCGAAGGGGAGTCGCACAGCGCAGAATGGTATGAAACGCGCGGCCTGGTGGACAAGGTGTTCCAGCCCGGCGAAAGCTACCGCTGCACGCGCACCTTTATCGATACGCTGCGGCCGAAGCTCAACGGCGTGCGCGCCATGCTGAAAGCGCGCCAGCGCGTGCTGCAGCTGTCGCGCGCCGAGCTGATGGATATCACTGAGGACTGGGTCGACTATGCCTTTACGCTGGAGCCGAAAGATATCGCCTATATGGAACGTCTGGTGCAGTTACAAAACCGCCATAGCGCATCCTTGCGTAAAGCGGGTTAA
- the pdeR gene encoding cyclic di-GMP phosphodiesterase, with translation MTDEQGQTLLYTLFGTTSPHWRLTTDSDALHFAEDENAHTNIAVALTPAQASLLRAMTLITSSVNLTLPLHGTPVPMHFVGRKVNQSSWAGTASAWGDTSAVARDLTQGLSFAEQVVSEANSVIVIVDQRGNIQRFNRLSEEYTGLNEHEVIGRNVFQLFMTKQEAAASRRNIAGFFRDGNSYEVERWVKTRKGQRLFLFRNKFVHSGSGKNEIFLICSGTDITEERRAQERLRVMANTDTVTGLPNRNAIHQQISLALELAKEDETGVVYLDLDNFKKVNDAYGHMFGDQLLQAVSLAILSCLGKDQTLARLGGDEFVVLAEHTSQAALEAMASRILERLRQPFRIGLIEVYSGCSIGIALAPLHGEDRESLIRNADTAMYHAKENGRGKFCVFAAEMNQRVFEYLWLDTNLRKALEQDHLTVFYQPKLDRDGAVRSAEALVRWNSPERGMVSPADFIPYAEESGLIVPLGRWVMLTVLRQILAWREQGINLRVAVNVSARQLIDQSIYSDLKLALMDSGLTECPIDIELTESCLIENEAQALTLMKQFQELGAQVHLDDFGTGYSSLSQLARVPINAIKLDQSFIRNINEQPVSQSLVRAIVAVAKALTLEVIAEGIETKAEEEFVLLNGVDGRQGYFYAKPMPAEQFGHWLAKHPARV, from the coding sequence ATGACCGATGAACAAGGGCAAACGTTGCTGTATACCTTGTTTGGCACGACCAGCCCTCATTGGCGCCTGACCACCGACAGCGATGCCCTGCATTTCGCAGAGGATGAAAACGCGCACACTAATATCGCCGTTGCGCTGACGCCCGCGCAGGCCAGCCTGCTGCGCGCCATGACGTTAATCACCTCCAGTGTGAACCTGACGCTGCCGCTGCACGGCACGCCGGTGCCGATGCACTTTGTCGGCCGCAAGGTAAACCAGTCGAGCTGGGCCGGCACCGCCTCCGCCTGGGGCGATACCTCCGCCGTCGCGCGCGATCTGACGCAGGGCCTCTCTTTCGCCGAACAGGTGGTATCTGAAGCCAACTCGGTGATTGTGATTGTCGATCAGCGCGGCAATATTCAGCGCTTTAACCGCCTCAGCGAGGAGTACACCGGCCTTAACGAGCACGAAGTTATCGGCCGCAACGTGTTTCAGCTGTTTATGACCAAACAGGAGGCGGCCGCCTCGCGCCGCAATATCGCCGGCTTCTTCCGCGACGGCAATTCCTATGAGGTGGAACGCTGGGTGAAGACCCGTAAGGGCCAGCGACTCTTTCTGTTTCGTAATAAGTTCGTTCACAGCGGCAGCGGCAAAAATGAAATTTTCCTCATCTGTTCCGGAACGGACATAACCGAGGAGCGACGGGCGCAGGAGCGCCTGCGGGTGATGGCAAACACCGATACCGTGACCGGTTTGCCCAATCGCAACGCGATCCACCAGCAAATTAGCCTGGCGCTGGAGCTGGCGAAAGAGGATGAGACCGGCGTGGTCTACCTCGATCTCGATAATTTCAAGAAGGTGAACGACGCCTACGGTCATATGTTCGGCGATCAGCTGCTGCAGGCGGTGTCGCTGGCGATCCTCAGCTGCCTGGGCAAAGACCAGACGCTGGCGCGCCTCGGCGGCGACGAGTTCGTGGTGCTGGCAGAGCACACCAGCCAGGCGGCGCTGGAGGCGATGGCGTCGCGCATTCTCGAACGCCTGCGCCAGCCCTTCCGTATCGGCCTGATTGAAGTCTACAGCGGCTGTTCTATCGGCATCGCGCTGGCGCCGCTGCACGGCGAGGACCGCGAGAGCCTGATCCGCAACGCCGACACCGCGATGTATCACGCCAAAGAGAACGGGCGCGGCAAGTTCTGCGTTTTCGCTGCGGAGATGAACCAGCGCGTGTTTGAGTATCTCTGGCTCGACACCAACCTGCGCAAGGCGCTCGAACAGGATCACCTGACGGTGTTCTATCAGCCGAAGCTCGATCGCGACGGCGCGGTGCGCAGCGCGGAAGCGCTGGTGCGCTGGAATTCGCCGGAGCGCGGCATGGTTTCGCCCGCCGATTTTATTCCCTATGCCGAAGAGTCAGGGCTGATTGTGCCGCTCGGCCGCTGGGTGATGCTGACCGTGCTGCGGCAGATTCTGGCCTGGCGCGAACAGGGCATTAACCTGCGCGTGGCGGTCAACGTCTCGGCGCGACAGCTGATTGACCAGAGCATCTACAGCGATCTCAAGCTGGCGCTGATGGACAGCGGCCTGACGGAGTGCCCGATCGATATCGAGCTCACCGAAAGCTGCCTGATTGAGAACGAAGCGCAGGCGCTGACCCTGATGAAGCAGTTCCAGGAGCTGGGCGCGCAGGTGCATCTTGACGATTTCGGCACGGGCTACTCTTCGCTGTCGCAGCTCGCGCGCGTGCCGATCAACGCCATCAAGCTTGATCAAAGTTTTATTCGTAATATTAATGAGCAGCCGGTTTCCCAGTCGCTGGTGCGCGCCATCGTTGCCGTCGCCAAGGCGCTGACGCTGGAGGTGATCGCCGAAGGCATCGAGACGAAAGCGGAAGAAGAGTTTGTCCTCCTCAACGGCGTAGACGGGCGTCAGGGCTACTTCTACGCAAAACCAATGCCCGCGGAACAGTTTGGGCATTGGCTGGCTAAGCATCCTGCCCGCGTTTAA
- a CDS encoding YbdD/YjiX family protein: protein MSDAIHRAARPARLEAIHRCRPLDAPRRFRWRTLWRGLQQSFRLMVGVQDYQNYLQHMQRQHPDLTPMSERDFHRYCLDARFPSQAGKLGKCPC from the coding sequence ATGTCTGATGCAATTCATCGCGCCGCCCGTCCGGCGCGCCTCGAGGCCATTCACCGCTGCCGCCCGCTCGACGCCCCCCGGCGCTTTCGCTGGCGAACGCTGTGGCGCGGCCTGCAGCAAAGTTTTCGTCTGATGGTCGGGGTGCAGGATTATCAAAATTATCTTCAGCATATGCAGCGTCAGCACCCGGATCTTACCCCAATGAGCGAGCGCGATTTTCACCGCTACTGTCTTGATGCCCGGTTCCCCAGTCAGGCCGGCAAGCTGGGTAAATGTCCTTGTTAA
- a CDS encoding carbon starvation CstA family protein, with protein sequence MKNVKTSVIWLAVALVGAGAFAMLALNRGEHVNAVWLVVAAVACYSIAYRFYSLFIARNIFELDDRRRTPAERFNDGLDYVPTNKWVLFGHHFAAIAGAGPLVGPILAAQMGFLPGTIWILVGVMLAGAVQDFLVLFISTRRDGRSLGEMARQELGAFAGVITMLGALGVMIIILSALALVVVKALANSPWGLFTIAATIPIALLMGVYMRFIRPGKIAEVSLIGFVLMMAAIIYGGNVAQDPYWGPFFTLKGTSLTWVLVIYGFVASVLPVWLLLAPRDYLSTFLKIGVIVGLAIGILFAMPEMKMPAVTRFIDGSGPVFSGQLFPFLFITIACGAISGFHALVSSGTTPKLVERESHIRFIGYGAMLMESFVAIMALICASVIDPGVYFAMNSPAALIGTTVENASQVINGWGFVVTPEMLSGIARDVGEASVLSRAGGAPTFAVGMAHIITDVFNSRAMMAFWYHFAILFEALFILTAVDAGTRACRFMVQDLVGTVVPSLANNRSWAGNMAGTAVAVAGWGFFVYQGVVDPLGGINTLWPLFGIGNQMLASMALILGTVVLFKMKKQRYAWVTILPTAWLFITSMTAGWQKIFHEKPSIGFLAQANKFRKGIDEGVIIAPAKSVADMQTIVFSNQINAVLCGFFMLVAVTMLIAAFFVIRRALRSSVPTTHEAEPSLRKEVRHV encoded by the coding sequence ATGAAGAACGTCAAAACCAGCGTCATCTGGTTAGCAGTGGCGTTAGTCGGCGCGGGCGCATTCGCCATGCTGGCGTTAAATCGCGGCGAGCACGTTAACGCCGTCTGGCTGGTGGTGGCCGCGGTCGCCTGCTACAGCATCGCCTATCGCTTTTACAGCCTGTTTATCGCCCGCAATATTTTCGAGCTGGACGATCGTCGCCGTACGCCCGCCGAGCGTTTCAACGACGGCCTCGACTATGTACCGACCAACAAATGGGTGCTGTTCGGCCACCATTTTGCCGCTATCGCCGGCGCCGGGCCGCTGGTCGGGCCGATCCTCGCGGCGCAGATGGGCTTTCTGCCCGGCACCATCTGGATCCTTGTCGGCGTAATGCTGGCGGGCGCGGTGCAGGATTTCCTCGTGCTGTTTATCTCTACCCGCCGCGACGGCCGTTCGCTGGGCGAAATGGCGCGTCAGGAGCTGGGTGCCTTTGCGGGCGTGATTACCATGCTCGGCGCGCTCGGCGTGATGATTATCATCCTCTCCGCGCTGGCACTGGTGGTGGTGAAAGCGCTGGCTAACTCGCCGTGGGGACTCTTTACCATCGCCGCGACCATTCCCATCGCGCTGCTGATGGGCGTCTATATGCGCTTTATCCGCCCCGGCAAGATAGCGGAGGTGTCGCTGATCGGCTTTGTGCTGATGATGGCGGCGATTATCTACGGCGGCAACGTGGCGCAGGATCCTTACTGGGGCCCCTTCTTTACCCTGAAAGGCACTTCGCTGACCTGGGTGCTGGTGATCTACGGCTTTGTCGCCTCGGTGCTGCCGGTCTGGCTGCTGCTGGCGCCGCGCGACTATCTTTCCACCTTCCTGAAAATCGGCGTGATCGTCGGGCTGGCAATCGGCATTCTGTTCGCCATGCCGGAAATGAAGATGCCAGCGGTGACGCGCTTTATCGACGGCAGCGGCCCGGTCTTCTCCGGCCAGCTCTTCCCCTTCCTGTTTATCACTATCGCCTGCGGTGCCATCTCTGGCTTTCACGCACTGGTCTCCAGCGGCACCACGCCGAAGCTGGTAGAGCGAGAGAGCCATATTCGCTTTATCGGCTACGGCGCTATGCTGATGGAATCTTTCGTCGCCATCATGGCGCTGATCTGCGCCTCGGTCATCGATCCCGGCGTCTACTTTGCCATGAACTCCCCGGCGGCGCTGATCGGCACCACGGTAGAGAACGCTTCGCAGGTGATTAACGGCTGGGGCTTTGTGGTGACGCCTGAAATGCTCTCTGGCATTGCGCGCGACGTCGGCGAGGCGTCGGTATTGTCACGCGCCGGCGGCGCGCCGACCTTTGCGGTGGGCATGGCGCATATCATTACCGACGTCTTTAACAGCCGGGCGATGATGGCCTTCTGGTATCACTTCGCTATCCTGTTCGAAGCGCTGTTTATTCTCACCGCGGTGGATGCCGGCACGCGCGCCTGTCGCTTTATGGTGCAGGACCTGGTTGGCACGGTGGTGCCGTCGCTGGCGAATAACCGCTCGTGGGCGGGCAATATGGCGGGCACGGCGGTCGCGGTGGCCGGCTGGGGCTTCTTTGTCTACCAGGGCGTGGTCGATCCGCTGGGCGGCATCAATACCCTGTGGCCGCTGTTCGGCATCGGCAACCAGATGCTCGCCTCTATGGCGCTGATCCTTGGCACCGTGGTGCTGTTCAAGATGAAGAAGCAGCGCTACGCCTGGGTAACGATTCTGCCGACCGCCTGGCTGTTTATCACCTCGATGACGGCGGGCTGGCAGAAGATTTTCCATGAGAAGCCCTCAATCGGCTTCCTGGCGCAGGCGAATAAGTTCCGCAAGGGGATCGACGAGGGGGTCATTATCGCCCCGGCGAAGAGCGTGGCGGATATGCAGACCATCGTCTTCAGCAACCAGATCAACGCCGTGCTGTGCGGCTTCTTTATGCTGGTGGCGGTCACCATGCTGATCGCCGCCTTCTTTGTGATTCGCCGCGCCCTGCGCAGCAGCGTGCCAACCACGCACGAGGCGGAGCCGTCGCTGCGCAAGGAGGTACGCCATGTCTGA
- a CDS encoding exoribonuclease II: MFQDNPLLAQLKEKLHAQTPRAEGVVKGTEKGFGFLEVDAQKSYFIPPPQMKKVMHGDRVSAIIHSDKDRESAEPETLIEPFLSRFVGRVQKKDDRLSIVPDHPLLKDAIPCRPVRGLSHDFQAGDWAVAEMRRHPLKGDRGFYAELTEFIVKADDHLAPWWVTLSRHNLEREAPQVGFGEMLDEQLTREDLTALDFVTIDSASTEDMDDALYVEENADGTLSLTIAIADPTAYVPEGSELDKLAAQRAFTNYLPGFNIPMLPRELSDDVCSLRPNERRPALVCRVTVAQDGSLGDDVHFFAAWIESKAKLVYDQVSDWLENSGDWQPQSEAIAQQIRLLHRICLARSEWRQNHALVFKDRPDYRFVLGEKGEVLDIVAEPRRIANRMVEEAMILANVCAGKVLREKLGFGVYNVHTGFDATNAEQAAAVLASHGITVDATAITTLEGFRQLRRELDAQPTQFLDSRIRRFQSFAEISTEPGPHFGLGLEAYATWTSPIRKSGDMINHRLLKAIIRGEQGARPDEALTTIMSERRRLNRMAERDVGDWLYARWLAPHAGTDRKFSAEIIDVSRGGMRVRLLENGAVAFIPAPFIHAVRDELVCSQENGTVQIKGEVAFRVTDVIDVTIAEVRMETRSVVARPAV, from the coding sequence ATGTTCCAGGATAATCCGCTGCTCGCGCAGCTTAAAGAGAAGCTCCACGCGCAGACTCCCCGCGCAGAAGGTGTTGTTAAAGGCACCGAAAAAGGTTTCGGCTTCCTTGAAGTCGACGCGCAGAAAAGCTATTTCATTCCGCCGCCGCAGATGAAGAAAGTGATGCACGGCGACCGTGTCTCCGCCATCATCCACAGCGACAAGGATCGTGAAAGCGCCGAGCCTGAAACGCTGATCGAACCCTTTCTCAGCCGTTTTGTCGGCCGCGTGCAGAAGAAAGATGACCGTCTTTCCATCGTCCCGGACCATCCGCTGTTAAAAGACGCCATCCCCTGCCGTCCGGTGCGTGGCCTGAGCCATGATTTCCAGGCGGGTGACTGGGCCGTCGCGGAAATGCGCCGCCATCCGCTGAAAGGCGACCGCGGCTTCTATGCCGAACTGACCGAATTTATCGTTAAAGCCGACGATCATCTGGCGCCGTGGTGGGTCACCCTGTCGCGCCATAACCTCGAGCGCGAAGCGCCGCAGGTCGGCTTTGGCGAGATGCTGGACGAACAGCTGACGCGCGAAGATCTTACCGCGCTTGACTTCGTTACCATCGACAGCGCCAGCACCGAAGATATGGATGACGCGCTCTACGTCGAAGAGAACGCCGACGGCACGCTGAGCCTGACCATTGCCATTGCCGATCCTACCGCCTACGTGCCTGAAGGCAGTGAACTGGATAAGCTGGCGGCGCAGCGCGCCTTTACCAACTACCTGCCGGGCTTTAATATCCCGATGCTGCCGCGCGAGCTTTCTGACGACGTCTGCTCGCTGCGTCCCAACGAGCGCCGCCCCGCGCTGGTCTGCCGCGTTACCGTGGCGCAGGATGGCTCGCTGGGCGACGACGTTCACTTCTTTGCCGCCTGGATCGAATCGAAAGCCAAACTGGTATATGACCAGGTCTCTGACTGGCTGGAAAACAGCGGCGACTGGCAGCCGCAGAGCGAGGCGATTGCTCAGCAGATCCGTCTGCTGCACCGCATCTGCCTGGCGCGCAGCGAGTGGCGTCAGAACCATGCGCTGGTGTTTAAGGATCGCCCGGATTACCGCTTTGTCCTCGGCGAGAAAGGCGAAGTGCTGGATATCGTCGCCGAGCCGCGCCGCATCGCCAACCGTATGGTAGAAGAGGCGATGATCCTCGCCAACGTCTGCGCCGGTAAGGTGCTGCGCGAGAAGCTGGGCTTCGGCGTCTACAACGTGCATACCGGCTTCGACGCCACCAATGCCGAACAGGCCGCCGCCGTGCTGGCCAGCCACGGCATCACCGTTGACGCCACCGCCATTACCACGCTGGAGGGCTTCCGCCAGCTGCGCCGCGAGCTGGATGCCCAGCCGACGCAGTTCCTCGACAGCCGTATCCGTCGCTTCCAGTCCTTCGCTGAGATCAGCACCGAGCCGGGCCCGCACTTTGGTCTGGGTCTGGAGGCGTACGCCACCTGGACCTCACCGATCCGTAAATCGGGCGATATGATCAACCATCGTCTGCTGAAAGCGATTATTCGCGGCGAGCAAGGCGCGCGTCCGGATGAGGCGTTAACCACCATTATGAGCGAGCGTCGTCGCCTGAACCGCATGGCGGAGCGCGACGTGGGCGACTGGCTCTATGCTCGCTGGCTGGCGCCGCACGCCGGTACCGACCGCAAGTTCAGCGCTGAGATTATCGACGTCTCCCGCGGTGGCATGCGCGTGCGCCTGCTGGAGAACGGCGCGGTTGCCTTTATTCCGGCGCCCTTTATCCACGCGGTACGCGACGAACTGGTGTGCAGCCAGGAGAACGGCACCGTGCAGATCAAAGGCGAAGTTGCCTTCCGCGTGACCGACGTTATTGACGTGACCATCGCCGAAGTGCGCATGGAAACGCGCAGCGTCGTGGCGCGCCCGGCCGTCTAA
- a CDS encoding FdhF/YdeP family oxidoreductase, with amino-acid sequence MKFKRKIKPYRAAAGGWGSLEATTRFVFDSKAALKNMRNLMRMNKARGFDCPGCAWGDDNKSTFSFCENGAKAVTWEATRRVVDSDFFAQHSVTKLYAQSDYFLEYQGRLTHPMRYNAETDHYEPIGWDDAFALIAKHIKAMDNPNQMELYTSGRASNEASWLYQLFGRLAGTNNFPDCSNMCHEASGAGLKRSIGVGKGTIRLDDFDHADAIFVFGQNPGTNHPRMLHSLRHAADHGAKIVTFNTLRERGLERFADPQKPLEVVTSKAGTISSAYYQPNLGGDMAAVRGMVKALLETHRARVAAGQKGLFDETFINATTHGVEAYFDAVDSTDWMQIVQQSGLSEAQIREAAAIYQSADRVIVTWAMGITQHKHSVDTVREIVNLQLLFGQLGKKGAGLCPVRGHSNVQGNRTMGIDEKPSKAFLDALGSHFNFEPPREHGHNTVDALNAMLRDEIKVLIALGGNLAAAAPDSPRTEEALQRCGLTVHISTKLNRSHLVPGAESLILPTLGRTERDTQATGNQFITVEDSFSMVHASEGIGIPLAETQRSETAIVAGIAHAVLGDEKVQWLKLAADYNLIRDHIAATIPGFADFNEKCDLPGGFYLGNAAAELRFNTPTQKAEFSSAALPASLFPQDVAEVPFTLQTLRSHDQYNTTIYGLDDRYRGVYGQREVVFINPEDMQALGFTEGQLVDIETLWNDNISRRVSGFKLVPYNIPRGNLAAYYPETNPLVPLNSFGDISGTPTSKSVPVKLELSVSLPTQRIA; translated from the coding sequence ATGAAATTCAAACGTAAAATTAAGCCTTACCGCGCTGCGGCGGGCGGCTGGGGTTCGCTGGAAGCCACCACCCGTTTCGTTTTTGACAGCAAAGCCGCCCTGAAAAATATGCGCAACCTGATGCGTATGAACAAAGCGCGCGGCTTCGACTGCCCCGGCTGCGCCTGGGGCGACGATAACAAAAGCACCTTTAGTTTCTGTGAAAACGGCGCCAAAGCGGTGACCTGGGAAGCGACGCGTCGCGTGGTCGATAGCGACTTCTTCGCCCAGCACAGCGTGACTAAACTCTATGCGCAGAGCGACTACTTCCTCGAATATCAGGGCCGTCTGACCCACCCGATGCGCTATAACGCCGAGACCGATCACTATGAGCCGATCGGCTGGGACGACGCTTTTGCGCTGATCGCAAAGCACATCAAGGCGATGGATAACCCGAACCAGATGGAGCTTTACACCTCAGGGCGCGCCAGCAACGAGGCCTCCTGGCTCTATCAGCTGTTTGGCCGCCTGGCGGGCACCAACAACTTCCCGGACTGCTCCAATATGTGTCACGAAGCGAGCGGCGCCGGTCTGAAGCGCAGCATCGGCGTCGGCAAAGGCACTATTCGCCTCGACGACTTCGACCATGCTGACGCCATCTTCGTTTTCGGCCAGAACCCGGGTACCAACCACCCGCGTATGCTGCACAGCCTGCGTCATGCTGCCGATCACGGCGCGAAAATCGTTACCTTCAACACCCTGCGCGAGCGCGGCCTCGAGCGCTTCGCCGATCCGCAGAAGCCGCTGGAAGTGGTCACGTCTAAAGCGGGCACCATCAGCTCCGCCTATTATCAGCCGAATCTCGGCGGCGATATGGCGGCGGTGCGCGGCATGGTGAAAGCGCTGCTGGAGACCCATCGCGCGCGCGTCGCGGCGGGCCAAAAAGGCCTGTTCGACGAAACCTTTATTAACGCCACCACGCACGGCGTCGAAGCCTATTTTGACGCGGTCGACAGCACCGACTGGATGCAGATTGTACAGCAGTCTGGCCTGAGTGAAGCGCAGATCCGCGAAGCGGCGGCGATTTACCAGAGCGCCGATCGCGTTATCGTTACCTGGGCGATGGGCATCACGCAGCACAAACACTCGGTGGACACGGTACGCGAGATCGTCAACCTGCAGCTGCTGTTCGGCCAGCTCGGCAAGAAAGGCGCAGGCCTCTGCCCGGTGCGCGGCCACAGCAACGTGCAGGGCAACCGCACCATGGGCATCGACGAGAAGCCGAGCAAAGCCTTCCTCGACGCGCTCGGCAGCCACTTCAACTTCGAGCCGCCGCGCGAGCACGGCCATAACACCGTTGACGCGCTGAACGCCATGCTGCGTGACGAGATCAAAGTGCTGATCGCGCTGGGCGGCAACCTCGCCGCGGCGGCGCCCGATTCGCCGCGCACCGAAGAGGCGCTGCAGCGCTGCGGTCTGACGGTGCATATCAGCACCAAGCTTAACCGCAGCCATCTGGTACCGGGCGCGGAGAGCCTGATCCTGCCGACGCTGGGCCGCACCGAGCGTGATACCCAGGCGACCGGCAACCAGTTTATCACCGTAGAAGACTCCTTCAGCATGGTGCACGCCTCCGAAGGCATCGGCATTCCGCTGGCGGAGACGCAGCGCTCTGAGACCGCTATCGTCGCGGGCATCGCGCACGCGGTGCTGGGCGATGAGAAGGTGCAGTGGCTGAAGCTGGCCGCCGACTACAACCTGATCCGCGACCATATCGCCGCCACGATCCCGGGCTTCGCCGACTTTAACGAGAAGTGCGATCTGCCGGGCGGTTTCTATCTCGGCAACGCGGCAGCAGAGCTGCGCTTCAACACCCCGACCCAGAAAGCGGAGTTCAGCAGCGCGGCGCTGCCGGCCTCGCTCTTCCCGCAGGACGTCGCGGAAGTGCCCTTTACGCTGCAAACCCTGCGCTCCCATGACCAGTACAACACCACGATCTACGGCCTCGACGACCGTTACCGCGGCGTTTACGGCCAGCGCGAAGTGGTGTTTATCAACCCGGAAGATATGCAGGCGCTCGGCTTTACCGAAGGTCAGCTGGTGGATATTGAGACCCTGTGGAACGACAATATTTCGCGTCGCGTCAGCGGTTTCAAACTGGTGCCCTACAATATTCCGCGCGGCAACCTCGCGGCCTATTATCCGGAAACCAACCCGCTGGTCCCGCTGAACAGCTTTGGCGATATCAGCGGCACCCCCACCTCAAAATCGGTTCCGGTGAAGCTGGAACTGTCGGTTTCCCTGCCGACTCAGCGCATCGCGTAA